In the genome of Dermacentor andersoni chromosome 3, qqDerAnde1_hic_scaffold, whole genome shotgun sequence, one region contains:
- the LOC126541134 gene encoding uncharacterized protein, translating into MCSWSDDEVFYFVSLVEQFPALWDSSRNDYNDNAKKRYLWNKVAGEMNENYLENGPYEVDVLKGIFANKRRTYRKEKKKVRTTTSGQPASEVYTGKWIFFAAMRFLDAVPEPNHRFCSGDYGSSASSAIEPHHNRDILAPAEQSGGEEGELSVMLEESSSTNSPTTSRRVESPPTLSTKRPRQLRSSGPSSEDWVQRQAVLHSIASAMQQPSEPNDASFFFAKTIAAHMRQLDAVKQVQCQKEILDTVEKFLTM; encoded by the exons ATGTGCTCTTGGAGTGACGACGAGGTTTTTTATTTTGtgtccctcgttgagcagttcccggctttgtgggactcgagccggaatgattacAATGACAACGCGAAAAAGCGTTACCTGTGGAATAAGGTAGCTGGAGAGATGAACGAGAACTACCTGGAAAACGGACCCTATGAAGTGG ATGTGCTGAAGGGCATCTTCGCCAATAAAAGGCGAACctacagaaaggaaaaaaagaaagtccgcACGACAACGAGCGGCCAGCCTGCAAGCGAGGTGTATACTGGCAAGTGGATTTTCTTCGCCGCGATGCGGTTCCTGGATGCTGTTCCGGAGCCAAACCACCGATTTTGCAGCGGGGACTATGGCAGCTCGGCAAGTTCAGCTATAGAG CCTCACCACAACCGAGATATCCTGGCACCTGCAGAACAGAGTGGTGGGGAAGAAGGGGAGCTGTCCGTGATGCTGGAGGAAAGCTCGAGCACCAACTCCCCAACCACGTCGAGAAGAGTCGAGTCGCCGCCCACACTCAGCACAAAACGGCCGAGGCAGTTACGCTCCTCGGGGCCGTCAAGCGAGGACTGGGTCCAGAGGCAGGCAGTTTTGCACAGTATTGCCTCAGCCATGCAGCAACCGTCCGAGCCAAACGACGCCTCTTTTTTCTTTGCCAAAACGATTGCGGCTCATATGAGGCAGCTGGACGCTGTGAAGCAGGTGCAGTGCCAGAAAGAAATTCTGGACACAGTTGAAAAATTTCTGACAAtgtaa
- the LOC129387373 gene encoding uncharacterized protein isoform X1 codes for MLRMLSRIEVVEMEAEQKRRLAAVALALCVDEENYYPAPKRSCWVKDWMCRKELGLQNQLFKELVVSDPSEYRRLLRVSREQFAELLARVGPRIARKTTVMRQPIQPATKLQATLRYLASGESHHSLSRQFRVGHSTANDFIPETCSAIYHKLSKDYMKSPKTVEDWRYVIRGFDENWQFPNCVGAIDGKHVCITKPANSGSLYFNYKKSFSIILLAVVDANYKFTYIDVGVPGARGDAGVWQSTPLQEALEGNRANLPDHVEVGPGLFLPPVFVADDAFPIGKNLMKPYGGSSLSGDQRIFNYRLSRARRVVENAFGILANRFRFLLTRINAGPERVVPMVKAACVLHNYLGNDMSTFPDSGPEDREQIFFGLRTTRGRVNAFGARVREDMRDYFNGQGVVPWQRASAYVDE; via the exons ATGCTGCGCATGTTATCGCGAATAGAAGTCGTCGAAATGGAGGCGGAGCAGAAACGTCGTTTGGCCGCTGTGGCGTTGGCTCTTTGCGTGGACGAAGAAAATTACTACCCTGCCCCGAAAAGGTCGTGTTGGGTGAAGGATTGGATGTGCAGGAAGGAGCTCGGCCTGCAGAACCAACTCTTCAAAGAGCTGGTAGTGTCCGACCCTTCTGAGTACAGACGGCTCCTGCGCGTGAGCCGGGAGCAGTTCGCGGAACTTCTCGCGCGCGTGGGGCCTAGGATAGCACGGAAGACGACTGTCATGCGCCAGCCGATACAGCCGGCGACGAAGCTGCAAGCAACGCTGCGTTACCTTGCATCTG GTGAGAGCCACCATTCCTTAAGTCGCCAGTTCAGAGTCGGGCACTCCACCGCCAACGATTTCATTCCCGAAACGTGTTCGGCTATCTATCATAAGCTAAGCAAAGATTATATGAAGTCACCAAAAACAGTTGAAGATTGGCGGTACGTTATTAGGGGGTTTGACGAAAATTGGCAATTTCCAAACTGTGTGGGGGCAATAGATGGGAAGCATGTCTGCATAACCAAACCAGCCAACTCTGGGTCCCTTTACTTTAACTATAAAAAGTCGTTTAGCATAATTCTTCTGGCTGTTGTGGATGCAAATTATAAATTTACCTACATTGACGTTGGTGTGCCCGGCGCTCGAGGCGACGCAGGAGTATGGCAGTCCACGCCCCTGCAGGAGGCATTGGAAGGCAACAGAGCAAACTTGCCAGACCATGTGGAAGTTGGACCAGGTCTATTCCTACCCCCCGTGTTTGTGGCCGACGACGCATTTCCCATCGGGAAGAACCTGATGAAGCCGTATGGAGGTAGCAGCCTGTCGGGTGATCAGCGGATCTTTAATTACAG GTTGTCCAGAGCAAGACGGGTTGTGGAGAACGCGTTCGGTATACTGGCCAATCGCTTTCGCTTTCTTCTCACTAGAATCAACGCAGGGCCTGAAAGAGTTGTCCCGATGGTGAAGGCAGCATGTGTGCTACATAACTACCTTGGCAACGACATGAGCACATTTCCTGACTCGGGGCCCGAAGATAGGGAGCAAATATTTTTTGGCCTACGAACAACACGCGGACGTGTAAACGCATTTGGTGCCAGGGTCCGTGAGGACATGCGGGACTACTTCAACGGCCAAGGTGTTGTGCCGTGGCAGAGGGCATCTGCATATGTTGATGAATAG
- the LOC129387373 gene encoding uncharacterized protein isoform X2 yields the protein MLRMLSRIEVVEMEAEQKRRLAAVALALCVDEENYYPAPKRSCWVKDWMCRKELGLQNQLFKELVVSDPSEYRRLLRVSREQFAELLARVGPRIARKTTVMRQPIQPATKLQATLRYLASGDAGVWQSTPLQEALEGNRANLPDHVEVGPGLFLPPVFVADDAFPIGKNLMKPYGGSSLSGDQRIFNYRLSRARRVVENAFGILANRFRFLLTRINAGPERVVPMVKAACVLHNYLGNDMSTFPDSGPEDREQIFFGLRTTRGRVNAFGARVREDMRDYFNGQGVVPWQRASAYVDE from the exons ATGCTGCGCATGTTATCGCGAATAGAAGTCGTCGAAATGGAGGCGGAGCAGAAACGTCGTTTGGCCGCTGTGGCGTTGGCTCTTTGCGTGGACGAAGAAAATTACTACCCTGCCCCGAAAAGGTCGTGTTGGGTGAAGGATTGGATGTGCAGGAAGGAGCTCGGCCTGCAGAACCAACTCTTCAAAGAGCTGGTAGTGTCCGACCCTTCTGAGTACAGACGGCTCCTGCGCGTGAGCCGGGAGCAGTTCGCGGAACTTCTCGCGCGCGTGGGGCCTAGGATAGCACGGAAGACGACTGTCATGCGCCAGCCGATACAGCCGGCGACGAAGCTGCAAGCAACGCTGCGTTACCTTGCATCTG GCGACGCAGGAGTATGGCAGTCCACGCCCCTGCAGGAGGCATTGGAAGGCAACAGAGCAAACTTGCCAGACCATGTGGAAGTTGGACCAGGTCTATTCCTACCCCCCGTGTTTGTGGCCGACGACGCATTTCCCATCGGGAAGAACCTGATGAAGCCGTATGGAGGTAGCAGCCTGTCGGGTGATCAGCGGATCTTTAATTACAG GTTGTCCAGAGCAAGACGGGTTGTGGAGAACGCGTTCGGTATACTGGCCAATCGCTTTCGCTTTCTTCTCACTAGAATCAACGCAGGGCCTGAAAGAGTTGTCCCGATGGTGAAGGCAGCATGTGTGCTACATAACTACCTTGGCAACGACATGAGCACATTTCCTGACTCGGGGCCCGAAGATAGGGAGCAAATATTTTTTGGCCTACGAACAACACGCGGACGTGTAAACGCATTTGGTGCCAGGGTCCGTGAGGACATGCGGGACTACTTCAACGGCCAAGGTGTTGTGCCGTGGCAGAGGGCATCTGCATATGTTGATGAATAG